From one Paeniglutamicibacter psychrophenolicus genomic stretch:
- the narI gene encoding respiratory nitrate reductase subunit gamma gives MDNGWEVFLWLIFPYICLTVFVLGHIWRYRYDKFGWTSRSSQMYESSILRWANPMFHFGILAVFLGHVMGLGIPKSWTDAAGISDGAYHFMAISVGAVAGVFTIVGFIGLLYRRRFTKAVMGATTVMDKIMYLVLGIVILGGLVNTASGVVGHYNYREGVSVWFRSIFYFNPQPELMVGAPLSFQFHAIAAIALFALWPFTRLVHVFTAPVGYFFRPYVLYRSRDAHEGSRAHRRGWDKIDTIPRRPK, from the coding sequence ATGGACAACGGATGGGAAGTATTCCTGTGGCTGATTTTCCCCTACATCTGCCTGACGGTCTTTGTCCTGGGGCATATCTGGCGCTACCGCTATGACAAATTCGGATGGACCTCGCGCTCGAGCCAGATGTACGAGAGCAGCATCCTGCGCTGGGCCAACCCGATGTTCCACTTTGGCATCCTGGCCGTCTTCCTCGGCCATGTCATGGGACTTGGCATCCCCAAGAGCTGGACGGATGCCGCGGGCATTTCGGATGGGGCATACCACTTCATGGCGATCTCGGTGGGTGCCGTTGCCGGGGTCTTCACCATTGTGGGATTCATTGGACTGCTTTACCGGCGCCGCTTCACCAAGGCGGTGATGGGGGCAACCACCGTGATGGACAAGATCATGTACCTGGTGCTCGGAATCGTGATCCTGGGCGGACTGGTGAACACCGCCTCCGGGGTGGTGGGGCACTACAACTACCGGGAAGGGGTGTCGGTCTGGTTCCGCAGCATCTTCTACTTCAACCCGCAGCCGGAGTTGATGGTTGGCGCCCCGCTGAGCTTCCAGTTCCACGCGATTGCCGCCATTGCGCTGTTCGCGCTGTGGCCCTTCACCCGCCTGGTGCACGTGTTCACCGCGCCGGTGGGCTACTTCTTCCGCCCCTATGTGCTGTATCGAAGCCGTGACGCCCACGAGGGGTCGCGCGCGCACCGGCGCGGCTGGGACAAGATCGATACGATCCCGCGCCGCCCCAAGTGA
- the narJ gene encoding nitrate reductase molybdenum cofactor assembly chaperone, with the protein MTPKVPALKYTPEEVTAAWQCASILLDYPDELLFSRLDLLEEVAASLPARIGTGLLETIQYLRRPGVADTQSQYVDTFDTRRRGCLFLTYFSNGETRKRGLALLRIKQVYARAGLELAPEQLPDHLCVVLEFGALTDAKAGLKIILDNRAGLELLRLHLRETGSPWSGAVESVCSTLPLLKGKDHEIVARLIAEGPADEQVGLDTYGMPDLAPIQGGA; encoded by the coding sequence GTGACGCCCAAGGTGCCGGCCCTGAAGTACACCCCGGAGGAAGTCACCGCGGCCTGGCAGTGCGCCTCCATCCTGCTGGACTATCCCGACGAGCTGCTGTTCTCGCGCCTGGACCTGCTCGAGGAGGTCGCCGCGTCCCTGCCTGCCAGGATCGGTACGGGTTTGCTCGAAACGATCCAATACCTGCGCCGGCCCGGGGTGGCGGACACCCAGAGCCAATACGTCGACACCTTCGACACCCGTCGGCGCGGCTGCCTGTTCCTGACCTATTTCTCCAACGGCGAGACCAGGAAGCGGGGGTTGGCGCTGCTTCGCATCAAGCAGGTCTACGCCCGGGCCGGCCTGGAGCTGGCCCCGGAGCAGCTGCCGGACCACCTGTGCGTGGTCCTGGAATTCGGCGCGCTCACCGATGCCAAGGCAGGCCTGAAGATCATTCTGGACAACCGGGCCGGCCTGGAGCTGCTGCGCCTTCACCTGCGCGAAACCGGCTCGCCATGGTCCGGTGCGGTCGAATCGGTCTGTTCCACCCTCCCGCTGCTAAAGGGCAAGGACCACGAAATCGTGGCGCGGCTGATTGCCGAGGGGCCCGCGGACGAACAGGTTGGACTGGACACCTATGGAATGCCGGACTTGGCACCGATTCAGGGAGGCGCATGA
- the narH gene encoding nitrate reductase subunit beta yields MRVMSQMAMVMNLDKCIGCHTCSVTCKQVWTNRSGAEHVWFNNVETRPGQGYPRTYEDQDKWKGGWTLTKRGRIKLKAGGRLKNLMTIFAAPNLPGIKDYYEPWTYDYDNLTTAPAQKHMPVARPKSLLTGQDTKITWSSNWDDDLAGSTQNTHNDPILKQVGDKIKFEYEQTFMFYLPRICEHCLNPSCVASCPTGAIYKREEDGIVLVDQDRCRGWRQCVGGCPYKKMYFNHKTGKVEKCTFCYPRIEIGQPTICSETCVGRLRYLGLMLYDADKVLEAASTTDEHGLYEAQRNVFLDPRDPEVIREARLAGIPDDWVEAAQRSPIWALINEYKVALPLHPEYRTMPMVWYIPPLSPVVDAVGATGEDPEHQDNLFAAIDKLRIPIEYLAGLFTAGDTVPVDRVLHKLAAMRSYMRDINMGWEPDESIAESVGMTGQQIRDMYRLLAIAKYEERYVIPAAHYEDAHKLENIATDCSLNVEGGPGMGGMGGMDDSFGSDPAGQGPDVPGRPAGVRINLLNWNGQGTPTGLFPGTPPAPGGTP; encoded by the coding sequence ATGCGTGTCATGTCACAGATGGCCATGGTGATGAACCTGGACAAGTGCATCGGTTGCCACACCTGTTCGGTCACCTGCAAGCAGGTCTGGACCAACAGGTCCGGAGCCGAGCACGTCTGGTTCAACAACGTGGAAACCCGGCCCGGGCAGGGATACCCGCGCACCTACGAGGACCAGGACAAGTGGAAGGGCGGCTGGACGCTGACCAAGCGCGGGCGGATCAAGCTCAAGGCCGGGGGACGGCTGAAGAACCTCATGACCATCTTCGCGGCCCCCAACCTGCCGGGTATCAAGGACTACTACGAGCCGTGGACCTACGACTACGACAACCTGACCACCGCCCCGGCCCAGAAGCACATGCCGGTGGCACGGCCCAAGTCGCTGCTGACCGGGCAGGACACCAAGATCACCTGGTCCTCGAACTGGGACGACGACCTGGCCGGGTCGACGCAGAACACGCACAACGACCCGATCCTGAAGCAGGTCGGGGACAAGATCAAGTTCGAATACGAACAGACCTTCATGTTCTACCTGCCGCGCATCTGCGAGCACTGCCTGAACCCCTCCTGTGTGGCTTCCTGCCCCACGGGGGCCATCTACAAGCGCGAGGAAGACGGGATCGTGCTGGTGGACCAGGACCGCTGCCGCGGCTGGCGCCAGTGCGTGGGCGGTTGCCCGTACAAGAAGATGTATTTCAACCACAAGACCGGCAAGGTCGAGAAGTGCACCTTCTGCTACCCGCGCATCGAGATCGGCCAACCCACCATCTGCTCGGAGACCTGCGTGGGCCGCCTGCGCTACCTCGGTCTGATGCTCTACGACGCCGACAAGGTGTTGGAGGCGGCGTCCACGACCGACGAGCACGGCCTCTACGAGGCCCAGCGCAACGTGTTCCTGGATCCCCGGGATCCGGAGGTCATTCGCGAAGCGAGGCTGGCCGGCATTCCGGACGATTGGGTGGAAGCGGCCCAGCGCTCGCCGATCTGGGCCCTGATCAACGAATACAAGGTGGCACTGCCGCTGCACCCCGAGTACCGCACGATGCCGATGGTTTGGTACATCCCACCGCTGTCCCCGGTCGTGGATGCGGTCGGGGCGACCGGGGAAGATCCGGAGCACCAGGACAACCTGTTTGCCGCCATCGACAAGCTGCGGATCCCGATCGAGTACCTGGCCGGGCTCTTCACCGCGGGGGACACGGTGCCGGTGGACCGGGTGCTGCACAAGCTTGCGGCCATGCGCTCCTACATGCGCGACATCAACATGGGATGGGAACCTGACGAGTCCATCGCCGAATCGGTGGGGATGACCGGGCAGCAGATCCGGGACATGTACCGGCTGCTGGCCATCGCCAAGTACGAGGAGCGCTACGTGATCCCGGCGGCCCACTACGAGGACGCCCACAAGTTGGAGAACATCGCCACGGACTGCTCGCTGAATGTCGAGGGAGGACCGGGCATGGGCGGCATGGGTGGCATGGATGATTCCTTTGGGTCCGACCCGGCCGGCCAGGGACCGGATGTCCCGGGCCGTCCCGCAGGGGTGCGCATCAACCTGCTGAACTGGAACGGCCAGGGCACGCCCACCGGGTTGTTCCCCGGCACGCCGCCGGCACCGGGAGGCACCCCGTGA